A genomic segment from Flammeovirga pectinis encodes:
- a CDS encoding Dyp-type peroxidase: MNLVSKTQEGLLSDPTPFVEYLTLELKQDKYEVETILAVFDNFSKISKSIGQKDTTAQLTITIGFSSKGWASLFPNEPMPNELHPFIELKSGDRHFPSTPGDIFFMVKSMRMDLNYQATKYILSTFKPIANAIQDIQGYKYLDDRDLIDFVDGTENPKSNERAKAVIIDQEPYVGGSYLIVQQYFDKQEEWDSLTTEYQEGVIGRTKMDDIEIEDDKKKPYAHNVKSKVEIDGVEIKMLRQNRPFGNAMEHGTMFIGFAKSASIIEISLKQMIEPGENGHHDKLLDFVTAKTGTLYFIPPKSFLDNMSN, from the coding sequence ATGAATTTAGTAAGCAAAACTCAAGAAGGGTTACTTTCAGACCCTACACCATTTGTAGAGTACTTGACTTTAGAGTTAAAGCAGGATAAATATGAAGTAGAAACAATTTTAGCCGTATTTGATAATTTTTCAAAAATATCAAAATCTATTGGCCAAAAAGATACCACTGCTCAATTGACTATAACCATTGGTTTTTCATCTAAAGGGTGGGCTTCTTTATTCCCAAATGAGCCAATGCCAAATGAATTACACCCATTTATTGAGCTAAAGTCTGGAGATAGACACTTTCCTTCAACCCCTGGAGATATCTTTTTTATGGTAAAATCTATGCGGATGGATTTAAACTATCAGGCAACAAAATATATTCTTTCTACATTTAAGCCAATAGCAAATGCAATTCAGGATATTCAAGGATACAAATATCTGGATGATAGAGATTTAATTGATTTTGTGGATGGAACAGAAAACCCAAAAAGTAATGAGAGAGCCAAGGCTGTAATTATAGATCAAGAGCCTTATGTTGGGGGAAGCTATCTTATTGTACAACAATATTTTGACAAACAAGAAGAATGGGATTCATTGACAACCGAATATCAGGAGGGGGTGATTGGTAGAACAAAAATGGATGATATTGAAATTGAAGACGATAAAAAAAAGCCCTATGCGCATAATGTAAAATCTAAAGTTGAGATTGACGGGGTAGAAATTAAAATGTTAAGACAAAATAGACCTTTTGGTAATGCAATGGAACATGGAACGATGTTTATTGGTTTTGCTAAATCGGCAAGCATTATCGAAATATCACTAAAACAAATGATAGAGCCAGGAGAAAATGGACATCACGATAAATTATTAGATTTTGTAACTGCAAAAACAGGAACACTGTATTTTATTCCACCGAAAAGCTTCTTAGATAATATGAGTAATTAA
- the istB gene encoding IS21-like element helper ATPase IstB, with protein MKSIHHKDRIALLTKDLRLSIINKEFSKIAKQAIIENKTYEDFLLELLELEYHHRIERRHKERLKRAHFPSMKYLHDLVLNDLPQDAQAKLPLLNELSFLEEKQNVILAGNPGTGKTHMAIGLGVKACMEGYSVLFTSVPRLVTQLREAKESRSQTVFENRFEKYDLVICDEFGYISFDKASAEMLFSLLSIRTDNKSTIITTNLGFDRWTEIFHDKVLTAAMVDRLNHQSIYINMNGESYRMKKTKENLLANTE; from the coding sequence ATGAAATCAATACATCACAAAGACCGTATCGCATTACTGACTAAAGATTTACGGTTGTCTATTATCAATAAAGAGTTTTCGAAAATAGCGAAGCAAGCTATTATTGAAAATAAAACATACGAAGATTTTTTATTAGAGCTGTTAGAGTTAGAGTATCATCATCGAATTGAAAGAAGACATAAGGAACGACTCAAAAGAGCTCATTTTCCTTCCATGAAATACCTCCATGATCTTGTGCTAAATGACTTACCCCAAGATGCTCAAGCCAAATTACCCTTGTTAAATGAACTTTCTTTTTTAGAAGAAAAGCAGAATGTAATTTTAGCGGGTAATCCTGGTACTGGAAAGACGCATATGGCAATAGGGTTAGGCGTAAAAGCATGCATGGAAGGCTACTCTGTTCTTTTCACTTCTGTGCCAAGATTAGTCACTCAGCTCAGAGAAGCTAAAGAAAGTAGAAGTCAAACAGTTTTTGAAAATAGATTCGAAAAATATGACCTTGTCATCTGTGATGAATTTGGATATATCTCCTTCGATAAGGCTTCGGCAGAAATGTTATTTTCATTACTTTCTATCAGAACAGATAATAAATCAACCATCATTACTACAAATTTAGGCTTCGATAGATGGACTGAAATTTTTCATGATAAAGTATTAACGGCTGCAATGGTAGACAGGTTAAATCACCAATCAATTTATATCAACATGAATGGAGAATCCTACAGAATGAAAAAAACAAAAGAAAATTTACTTGCAAATACTGAATAA
- the istA gene encoding IS21 family transposase encodes MNKKAAVIVGYYTNGKSKRSLARELGLNFRTVKKYIDEHEVLQQSGTNILSAPQYREITSRPKKRLTVEVVEDIADCLNRNKENRQKGRSKQLMNKHDIYEYLQQKGHLIGYTTVCNYVRKQEQSNHQKIYLKQSYQAGENIEFDWGEVRLELGGQERRLQMAVFTNKYSNYRWAYLFYRQDMQSFLESHNLFLYHIGGVPKEIVYDNMRVAVKKYSYNPKEKIATDELLKLSAYYQFQYRFCNAYSGNEKGNVERSVEYIRRKSFSLSTKFDDLEKANLHLEQQLILLNNKPPKAQKEVAEVLLKEELNYMRSVPVTAYQTAILKKLAINKYHCVYLDSNHYSIPEKLKRKYVTLKIETSRFHVLDDKEQIIVTKMRHHTKNQWYIDIYDYLNTFSKKPGALAHSSALQQVQTGFKTLYHQFFKGNEKEYIQVLQWMRTEKISIKELEEKIEFYQQKAPQSKIDYALLQMLYSAETPSAVTSKEDEIEQYSERLLLAHSQMNTSSLQN; translated from the coding sequence ATGAATAAAAAAGCTGCAGTAATCGTAGGTTACTACACCAATGGAAAATCAAAAAGAAGCTTAGCTCGTGAGCTGGGTCTTAACTTTAGAACAGTCAAAAAATATATTGATGAACATGAAGTTCTTCAACAATCAGGAACCAATATATTAAGTGCTCCTCAATATCGGGAAATCACCTCTCGTCCCAAGAAAAGATTAACAGTAGAAGTAGTTGAAGATATTGCAGATTGTTTGAATAGAAACAAAGAGAATAGACAGAAAGGGCGTTCTAAACAACTCATGAATAAGCATGACATTTATGAGTATTTACAGCAAAAAGGGCACCTCATTGGGTATACTACTGTTTGTAATTATGTTCGTAAACAAGAGCAATCCAACCACCAGAAAATCTACCTTAAACAGTCTTATCAGGCAGGAGAAAATATTGAGTTTGATTGGGGTGAAGTTCGTCTTGAACTAGGTGGGCAGGAAAGAAGGCTACAGATGGCTGTATTTACGAATAAGTATAGCAATTACCGTTGGGCTTACTTATTCTACCGTCAGGATATGCAGAGCTTTCTAGAAAGTCATAATCTGTTTCTTTATCATATTGGAGGTGTTCCGAAAGAAATTGTTTACGATAATATGAGAGTTGCTGTTAAGAAATATTCCTATAATCCTAAAGAGAAAATTGCCACAGATGAGCTCTTGAAACTATCTGCTTATTATCAGTTTCAATATCGCTTTTGTAATGCTTATAGTGGTAATGAAAAAGGAAATGTAGAACGTAGTGTTGAGTATATCCGTAGAAAATCGTTTAGTCTGTCAACAAAATTTGATGATTTAGAGAAGGCGAATCTCCATTTAGAACAACAACTTATTCTACTTAATAATAAGCCCCCTAAAGCACAAAAAGAAGTAGCAGAAGTTCTCTTAAAAGAAGAACTAAACTATATGCGATCAGTTCCTGTAACAGCTTACCAAACTGCTATTTTAAAGAAGTTAGCGATCAATAAATACCATTGTGTTTATTTGGATAGTAATCATTATTCCATTCCCGAAAAGCTAAAAAGAAAGTACGTCACTTTAAAAATAGAAACGTCAAGATTTCATGTTTTAGATGACAAAGAGCAAATCATTGTCACTAAAATGAGGCATCACACTAAAAATCAATGGTATATTGATATTTATGACTACTTGAATACCTTCTCTAAAAAACCAGGGGCTTTGGCTCACTCAAGTGCATTACAACAAGTACAAACAGGTTTTAAAACACTTTATCATCAGTTTTTTAAAGGAAATGAAAAGGAATACATACAAGTACTCCAATGGATGCGTACAGAGAAGATTAGCATTAAAGAGTTGGAAGAGAAAATAGAGTTTTACCAGCAGAAAGCACCTCAAAGTAAAATCGATTATGCTCTTTTACAAATGCTTTATAGTGCAGAAACCCCATCTGCTGTCACTTCTAAAGAGGATGAAATAGAACAGTATAGTGAACGGCTATTATTAGCACATTCTCAAATGAATACTTCTTCATTACAAAACTAA
- a CDS encoding MBL fold metallo-hydrolase, producing MKKRISKFILIALLIFAFPSISSAQTWEENLKKGATTTEKNYMNNPFERPENWKTIYTTPDIWPISENRGPIDRSPKDKTTKVLVLGTGTPTPNPYRYGPAMAVIIDGYPYFIDCGEGWWRALAHSVLTQNSLDLSSIFALKNLKYMFLTHLHEDHTVGLPSFINNSYKFGSGADKKVFGPEGVDEMMAHINAAWSIDRHEVAQGSLAYKPEGSTATGVPVWPETSSEGRQIFEDERVIVEAFPTKHGYLEHTYAYRFTAKSDGRIIVFGGDGTYSKGLVEAAKGADILFVEGITRKNVKYASWGGETEKEKVEVIGTYHMFPARLKRVYDESGVKNIVLVHVQNFNNPENFKRLGVLQEMIDEGIKNILLAEDGDLY from the coding sequence ATGAAAAAACGTATTTCAAAATTCATCTTAATTGCTCTACTAATTTTTGCATTCCCTTCAATCTCAAGTGCTCAGACATGGGAAGAAAACCTGAAAAAAGGAGCAACTACAACTGAAAAAAATTACATGAACAATCCATTTGAAAGGCCAGAGAACTGGAAAACAATCTATACTACACCTGATATTTGGCCAATATCTGAAAATCGCGGTCCAATTGACCGGTCACCTAAAGATAAAACTACAAAAGTATTAGTATTGGGGACTGGAACTCCAACTCCAAATCCATACAGATATGGACCTGCAATGGCAGTTATTATAGATGGATACCCTTATTTTATAGATTGTGGAGAAGGCTGGTGGAGGGCATTAGCTCATTCTGTTCTTACTCAAAATTCTCTTGATCTAAGCTCGATTTTTGCATTAAAAAATCTAAAATATATGTTTCTCACACACCTCCATGAAGACCATACTGTAGGATTACCTTCTTTTATTAATAATTCATATAAGTTTGGTTCAGGAGCCGACAAAAAAGTATTTGGACCTGAGGGCGTTGATGAAATGATGGCTCATATTAATGCTGCTTGGAGTATTGATCGTCATGAAGTAGCGCAAGGTTCTCTTGCTTATAAACCTGAAGGTTCAACTGCAACAGGGGTTCCTGTTTGGCCTGAAACATCATCAGAGGGTAGACAAATTTTTGAAGATGAAAGAGTTATTGTTGAGGCTTTTCCAACAAAACATGGTTATTTAGAACATACATATGCATATAGATTTACTGCAAAAAGTGATGGTCGTATAATAGTATTTGGTGGTGATGGCACATATTCAAAGGGCTTGGTTGAGGCAGCTAAGGGAGCTGATATATTATTTGTTGAGGGTATTACTCGTAAAAATGTGAAGTATGCCTCTTGGGGTGGAGAAACCGAAAAAGAAAAAGTTGAAGTTATTGGGACATATCATATGTTCCCAGCTCGATTAAAAAGGGTATATGATGAGTCTGGTGTAAAAAATATTGTTTTGGTACATGTACAGAACTTCAATAACCCAGAAAACTTTAAACGTTTAGGAGTTCTACAGGAAATGATTGATGAGGGAATCAAGAATATTCTCTTAGCAGAGGACGGGGACCTTTATTAA
- a CDS encoding MORN repeat-containing protein, with protein sequence MKKILFTLISVFIASNISFAQSYVYKGESTFSGDIILTIEDGKVYKGESTFSSDIILTVEDGKVYKGESTFSGDIILTIKDGKVYKGESTFSGDIILTIEDGKVYKGESTFSSDIILTIKDGKVYKGESTFSSDILFNIKGHYTVQEFVSIWYSLNK encoded by the coding sequence ATGAAAAAAATATTATTTACATTAATTAGCGTTTTTATTGCATCGAACATATCATTTGCCCAATCTTATGTTTATAAAGGAGAATCAACTTTTTCTGGTGATATTATTCTAACTATTGAAGATGGAAAAGTTTATAAAGGAGAATCAACTTTTTCTAGTGATATAATTTTAACGGTTGAAGATGGAAAAGTCTATAAAGGAGAATCAACTTTTTCTGGTGATATTATTCTAACTATTAAAGATGGAAAAGTCTATAAAGGAGAATCAACTTTTTCTGGTGATATTATTCTAACTATTGAAGATGGAAAAGTTTATAAAGGAGAATCAACTTTTTCTAGTGATATTATTCTAACTATTAAAGATGGAAAAGTCTATAAAGGAGAGTCAACTTTTTCTAGTGATATTCTTTTTAATATTAAAGGGCATTACACAGTACAAGAATTTGTTTCCATTTGGTATAGTTTGAATAAATAA
- a CDS encoding IS4 family transposase, producing the protein MKNRTISQFINYLNTLIKSDEVLNNFKVEAKDFTRNRVISFVDIIFILIGRVTKTTMVELVQFFSNNGTLKICSPQAFSKAKLKINPAVFQFLNQEILDFYYEKKRNTFYKNKYQLLAVDGSMIQLPDSNELGQVFLRAKNNNGAGMPLARASVLYDLNNDLALDALITHNKHSEVSLFYEHIDNSSHLIDNQIINPVIILDRGYANINIIESILKNKMLFLIRIKASLNKEVIEFVNSNVIENTIIFKRKDRDNISCRIVKVKLKSGEIEYLLTNTEFSIKELKELYYKRWGIETYYGYIKSSLQLENFSSKSANGVLLEFYATIFSANLNQVLIIETALKNDPKNKYEYKVNRNIATGIFKSFYIKMRMYKRVPKKIIDDTLTLIRRSKIPIKMERTFERIKNKRSRRKYHFNRKLAI; encoded by the coding sequence ATGAAAAATAGAACAATATCCCAATTTATAAACTATCTGAACACTTTAATTAAATCAGATGAAGTACTCAATAATTTTAAAGTAGAAGCAAAAGACTTTACACGGAATAGAGTGATTAGTTTCGTCGATATAATTTTCATTTTAATCGGTAGAGTTACAAAAACAACTATGGTTGAATTGGTCCAATTTTTCTCGAATAACGGTACCTTAAAAATATGTTCTCCTCAGGCATTTAGTAAGGCTAAACTAAAAATTAATCCTGCTGTATTTCAATTTCTAAATCAAGAAATTTTAGACTTTTATTATGAAAAAAAAAGAAACACGTTTTATAAAAATAAATACCAATTACTTGCTGTTGATGGAAGTATGATTCAACTACCAGATAGTAATGAGTTGGGTCAAGTATTTTTGAGAGCAAAAAATAATAATGGGGCTGGAATGCCACTTGCAAGAGCTTCTGTTTTATATGATTTAAATAATGATTTAGCTTTAGATGCATTAATAACACATAATAAACATAGTGAAGTATCTCTTTTTTATGAACATATTGATAATTCATCACATCTTATTGATAATCAAATTATTAATCCTGTAATAATATTAGACAGAGGATACGCAAACATCAATATAATTGAGTCTATTTTAAAAAATAAGATGTTGTTTTTAATTCGAATAAAAGCATCCTTAAATAAAGAAGTTATCGAGTTTGTAAATTCAAATGTAATTGAAAATACAATTATTTTTAAGAGGAAAGACAGAGACAATATTTCATGTAGAATCGTAAAAGTAAAATTGAAAAGTGGAGAAATAGAATATCTATTGACAAACACGGAATTCTCCATAAAAGAACTCAAAGAACTATATTATAAAAGATGGGGTATTGAAACTTATTATGGATATATCAAATCTAGTTTACAACTCGAAAATTTCTCTTCAAAATCAGCAAATGGTGTACTATTAGAATTTTATGCAACTATATTTTCAGCCAATTTGAATCAGGTTTTAATTATTGAAACGGCATTGAAAAACGATCCAAAAAACAAGTACGAATACAAGGTAAATAGAAATATTGCAACGGGTATTTTTAAAAGTTTTTACATTAAAATGAGAATGTATAAACGTGTTCCTAAAAAGATAATTGACGATACACTGACACTTATCAGACGATCAAAAATTCCAATAAAAATGGAGAGGACTTTTGAAAGAATTAAAAATAAAAGAAGTCGAAGAAAGTACCATTTTAATAGGAAATTGGCTATTTAA
- a CDS encoding helix-turn-helix domain-containing protein — protein sequence MKNLQLYHRKVIQRLIKEKIFSVPEIAEGLEVSPSTIYRELKRNTHPLTKKYNADYAHKLYLARKKLSGGSIKTRPLYPNPIRKNDYELHTERRFLLWYSDRHYKVKFNSSRFKFTPFPKMYAFRLGIKDVTFHDDWELFDLWLEHIKFQKEQRSASIPKYYWMRALIKNQTTFTLWKNPSTAMEQKKCV from the coding sequence ATGAAAAACCTTCAACTCTACCATAGAAAAGTCATCCAACGACTGATAAAAGAAAAAATATTTAGTGTTCCCGAAATAGCAGAAGGACTAGAAGTATCTCCTTCAACTATTTATCGTGAACTAAAACGTAATACCCACCCACTAACTAAAAAATACAATGCAGACTATGCCCATAAATTATACTTAGCCCGTAAGAAGTTATCAGGTGGAAGTATAAAAACAAGACCTCTTTACCCAAACCCAATAAGAAAAAATGATTACGAGTTACACACAGAAAGAAGGTTTTTACTGTGGTATTCTGACAGACATTATAAAGTGAAATTTAATTCTAGCAGATTTAAGTTTACCCCATTCCCAAAAATGTATGCTTTTCGTCTAGGAATAAAGGATGTAACGTTTCATGATGATTGGGAACTTTTCGACCTATGGCTGGAACATATAAAATTCCAAAAAGAACAAAGATCAGCATCCATCCCAAAATATTATTGGATGCGTGCCTTAATCAAAAACCAAACAACATTTACACTCTGGAAGAATCCATCAACAGCAATGGAACAGAAGAAGTGCGTTTAA
- a CDS encoding leucine-rich repeat domain-containing protein: MKKITLITFLFILVNISVNAQKETKSFNISPFNITINHLTTEAIEAINSTENKEKLTVIVGNIATQSDFDLTCEKFPWILELEFANRNEHINNISAISNLKSLKVLNLRWLEASQEKPIDLEPLRNLINLIELDCYNTHVTNTDALGNLTKLEDVSFYMSAVNSISFLYKTPNVKGLSLYGTDHTFENYEPVASLKELQYLNIYMNPQATDNALRVLESLTNLRKIEMANSKEVTSLNFLKNNTNIEEIHANWCNKLIDFSALSGMRSLKELEFTETKLEHLDMLKKITTLVDVDISETNVKNISFLKKCQDLEYLEISETPIQEISPLFKCEKLIRVELSSNIPDKQVQKLKSLNPNITIDIED; encoded by the coding sequence ATGAAAAAAATAACACTAATTACATTTCTGTTTATCCTAGTAAATATTTCGGTAAATGCTCAAAAAGAAACAAAGAGTTTTAATATTAGTCCATTCAATATTACTATAAATCATTTAACAACTGAAGCTATTGAAGCAATCAATAGCACAGAAAATAAAGAAAAACTTACTGTAATTGTCGGTAATATTGCAACCCAATCAGATTTTGATTTAACATGTGAGAAATTCCCATGGATTCTTGAGTTAGAATTCGCAAATAGAAATGAACACATTAATAATATTTCTGCAATTTCAAATTTAAAATCACTTAAAGTTCTTAATTTAAGATGGTTAGAAGCTTCTCAAGAAAAACCAATCGATCTAGAACCATTGCGTAACTTAATTAATCTAATTGAATTAGATTGTTATAATACTCATGTAACAAATACTGATGCATTGGGCAATCTAACTAAATTAGAAGATGTTAGTTTTTATATGAGTGCAGTAAATTCGATTTCCTTTCTTTATAAGACTCCAAATGTTAAGGGACTATCTCTTTATGGTACTGATCATACATTTGAAAATTATGAGCCTGTGGCCAGTCTTAAAGAGCTTCAATATTTGAATATTTATATGAATCCACAAGCAACTGATAATGCATTAAGGGTCTTAGAATCTCTCACTAATCTCAGAAAGATTGAAATGGCTAACAGTAAAGAAGTCACATCACTTAATTTTCTTAAAAACAATACCAATATAGAAGAAATTCATGCAAATTGGTGCAATAAACTAATTGATTTTTCTGCACTTTCAGGGATGAGAAGTTTGAAAGAATTAGAATTCACAGAAACTAAATTGGAGCACTTAGATATGCTTAAGAAAATAACTACGCTTGTTGATGTTGATATTTCTGAAACGAATGTGAAAAATATTTCTTTCTTGAAAAAATGTCAAGATTTGGAATATCTCGAAATATCGGAAACTCCTATTCAGGAAATTTCACCTTTGTTTAAATGCGAAAAACTCATAAGAGTAGAATTAAGTTCTAATATTCCAGATAAACAGGTTCAAAAACTAAAATCTTTAAATCCGAATATAACTATTGATATTGAAGACTAG
- a CDS encoding alpha/beta hydrolase-fold protein — MKYYNILLLLVGSILMIDHQTIAQTNTSPTEEFQNRIVDSIYSETLGEKRDFWVKLPDNYNPENEEKYAVIYLMDGFSLESTLEAVYGNYWGHYLPHMILVGISNRSNRVRDLTTSQIKMRRGSEMDDETGGAENFTKFMEKELIPYIDSKYPTLAYRTLIGHSYAGLFTINMLMNHKHIFQNYIAIDPSLDWDNQKLLKEAKEKLSTESYEGKSLYVSLAAEQLHMWNEEITMENIMEDSSEFTLFARSIIEFSNYTQVQKQNGLNFAWKVYNEDLHGTVPLPTMRDGLIFLFEWYQFKSPQKYNNPATPIEELVVLLKQQEQIYTKHFGVPTAPMIDEMLNGYGYMNMQMGQPEKAFMFFEMNIKYNPTSDNAYDSMAEYYESQNDNVNALKYLQKAYEISGKEYYKERIEALNIK; from the coding sequence ATGAAATATTACAACATTCTATTATTACTTGTCGGATCAATTTTAATGATTGATCACCAAACAATTGCACAAACAAATACTTCCCCAACAGAAGAATTTCAAAACAGAATAGTGGATTCCATTTATTCTGAAACTTTAGGTGAAAAACGTGACTTCTGGGTGAAATTACCAGATAATTACAATCCAGAGAATGAAGAAAAATATGCCGTCATTTATCTAATGGATGGATTTTCTCTAGAGAGTACTTTGGAAGCCGTTTATGGTAATTATTGGGGGCATTATCTACCACATATGATACTTGTAGGGATTTCTAATCGTAGCAACAGAGTAAGAGATTTAACAACTTCTCAGATCAAAATGAGACGAGGTAGTGAAATGGATGATGAAACTGGAGGTGCTGAAAACTTTACCAAATTTATGGAAAAGGAACTCATCCCATATATTGACAGTAAGTACCCAACCTTGGCCTATCGTACCTTAATTGGTCATTCTTATGCCGGTTTGTTTACAATAAATATGTTGATGAATCATAAACACATCTTTCAAAACTATATAGCCATAGACCCAAGTTTGGATTGGGACAATCAAAAATTATTGAAGGAGGCAAAAGAAAAGCTGAGTACAGAAAGTTATGAAGGGAAATCCCTTTATGTGTCTTTAGCAGCAGAACAACTACATATGTGGAATGAAGAAATTACCATGGAGAATATTATGGAAGACTCTTCAGAATTTACTTTGTTTGCACGTTCAATCATTGAGTTTTCAAATTATACTCAAGTGCAAAAACAGAACGGGTTAAACTTTGCATGGAAGGTGTATAATGAAGATTTACATGGTACAGTTCCATTGCCAACGATGAGAGATGGACTAATTTTCCTTTTTGAATGGTATCAGTTCAAATCACCACAAAAATATAATAATCCAGCAACTCCTATAGAAGAATTAGTGGTATTATTAAAACAACAAGAACAAATTTATACCAAACATTTTGGTGTTCCCACAGCACCAATGATAGATGAAATGTTAAATGGCTATGGCTATATGAATATGCAAATGGGACAACCTGAGAAGGCGTTCATGTTTTTTGAAATGAATATTAAGTATAACCCAACGAGTGACAATGCTTATGACTCTATGGCTGAGTATTATGAATCTCAAAACGATAATGTGAATGCCTTGAAATACTTACAAAAGGCCTATGAAATAAGTGGTAAAGAGTATTATAAAGAAAGAATTGAAGCTCTAAATATAAAATAA
- a CDS encoding transposase — MIQLPDSNELGQVFLRAKNNNGAGMPLARASVLYDLNNDLALDALITHNKHSKVSLFYEHIDNSLHLIDNQVINPVIILDRGYANINIIESTLKNKMLFLIRTKASLNKEVIEFVNSNVIENIIIFKRKDRDNISCRIVKVKLKSGEIEYLLTNTEFSIKELKELYYKRWGIETYYGYIKSSL; from the coding sequence ATGATTCAACTACCAGATAGTAATGAGTTGGGTCAAGTATTTTTGAGAGCAAAAAATAATAATGGGGCTGGAATGCCACTTGCAAGAGCTTCTGTTTTATATGATTTAAATAATGATTTAGCTTTAGATGCATTAATAACACATAATAAACATAGTAAAGTATCTCTTTTTTATGAACATATTGATAATTCATTGCATCTTATTGATAATCAGGTTATTAATCCTGTAATAATATTAGACAGAGGATACGCAAACATCAATATAATTGAGTCTACTTTAAAAAATAAAATGTTGTTTTTAATTCGAACAAAAGCATCCTTAAATAAAGAAGTTATCGAGTTTGTAAATTCAAATGTAATTGAAAATATAATTATTTTTAAGAGGAAAGACAGAGACAATATTTCATGTAGAATCGTAAAAGTAAAATTGAAAAGTGGAGAAATAGAATATCTATTGACAAACACGGAATTCTCCATAAAAGAACTCAAAGAACTATATTATAAAAGATGGGGTATTGAAACTTATTATGGATATATCAAATCTAGTTTATAA
- a CDS encoding SMI1/KNR4 family protein has translation MKNTEIINKLKESTFTNEDGEAYTLNFQEGLTNSEIAELSKSFPNNTIDSEIKEILQETIGWEGYGVEQVDFSSIEEFGFLELSPNSITLGHDGLGNVWILDILKNGSLGHVYYVCHDPAVFVKYSDNLNGFLMRLFEFYESPSENYLNEIHDNVVFEVWENGGKLTDKADFSLNNKEYVDFLNEFDGEDWVIADLRNPKDKDGFAWGKFGPNNLTKRHSKDLIWVIKKKKRGFFGRLFGK, from the coding sequence ATGAAAAATACTGAGATTATTAATAAACTAAAGGAATCGACATTTACTAATGAAGATGGAGAAGCTTACACTCTTAATTTTCAAGAAGGATTAACGAATTCTGAGATTGCGGAACTTTCAAAATCATTCCCTAATAATACAATAGATTCTGAGATTAAAGAAATTCTTCAAGAGACTATTGGTTGGGAAGGTTACGGAGTGGAACAGGTTGATTTTTCTTCAATTGAAGAATTTGGTTTTCTTGAGTTGTCTCCCAATTCAATAACTCTTGGGCATGACGGATTAGGAAACGTTTGGATTCTTGACATTTTAAAAAACGGTTCACTAGGGCACGTCTATTATGTGTGCCATGACCCTGCAGTATTTGTAAAATACTCTGATAATTTGAATGGTTTCTTAATGAGATTGTTTGAGTTTTATGAATCACCTTCGGAAAACTATCTAAACGAGATTCACGATAACGTTGTTTTTGAGGTATGGGAAAACGGTGGTAAACTGACTGATAAAGCCGATTTCTCATTGAATAATAAAGAATATGTAGATTTTCTTAATGAATTTGACGGCGAAGATTGGGTTATTGCTGATTTAAGAAATCCTAAAGATAAAGATGGATTTGCTTGGGGTAAATTTGGACCAAATAATCTGACTAAAAGACATTCGAAAGATTTGATATGGGTGATTAAGAAAAAGAAAAGAGGATTTTTCGGAAGGCTCTTTGGGAAATAA